In Verrucomicrobia bacterium CG1_02_43_26, a single genomic region encodes these proteins:
- a CDS encoding dethiobiotin synthase: protein MKTIIITGNDTGVGKTKVAGYLARMFALEQLSVQYVKLVETGIADGVTGDVEYVTSEAAGMAVQGIRLFRYEAPLAPVTASQAGGRLLFMKDIRSRLDELSTGDVRLIEGAGGVSVPLDSSGDDIVEFAQQIKADFILIVVENRLGAINQGRLTHEYVKRTSIPSAIWLNERVAVSADVKRSNEVELNRCGITIVGRSDLEMKEVTRDDSFWR from the coding sequence ATGAAAACAATTATTATTACGGGCAACGACACCGGAGTAGGTAAAACGAAAGTTGCCGGTTACCTGGCCCGAATGTTTGCCCTGGAGCAGTTGTCGGTTCAGTATGTCAAATTAGTTGAAACAGGGATAGCGGATGGAGTAACGGGAGATGTAGAATACGTAACAAGTGAAGCTGCCGGTATGGCGGTCCAAGGCATAAGACTTTTTCGCTATGAAGCCCCACTTGCTCCCGTAACAGCATCGCAAGCTGGCGGAAGGTTATTGTTTATGAAAGATATACGTTCGCGCTTAGATGAATTGTCGACAGGTGACGTACGATTGATTGAAGGAGCAGGAGGTGTCAGCGTGCCGCTGGATTCCTCAGGAGACGATATCGTGGAATTTGCGCAACAAATAAAAGCTGATTTTATTCTGATTGTTGTGGAAAATAGATTGGGAGCGATTAATCAAGGGCGATTAACCCATGAATACGTGAAGCGAACGAGTATTCCGAGCGCTATTTGGCTAAACGAGAGGGTTGCAGTATCTGCAGATGTAAAACGCTCTAACGAAGTTGAATTAAATAGGTGCGGTATCACGATCGTTGGTAGAAGTGATCTCGAGATGAAAGAGGTTACCCGAGACGATTCCTTTTGGAGGTAA
- a CDS encoding adenosylmethionine--8-amino-7-oxononanoate transaminase, which produces MECVIISDDRSSKVECILDAGDREHSWHPFTPMLDYLKEPAIHIAQGEGCWLYDTEGKRYLDACASNWTCLHGHNHPVLKAALLEQAEKLCMSTYKGASHVPGAKLNKKLADIAPKGLTRAFYTDNGSCAMEAALKMSLQYWQMIGRAEKRKVISMAGGYHGDTIGAMSMGDCGSFHERFKDWQFPSAHFRAPRCEEYGGRVFYEKSEESMSELSELLERQGHETACLVMEPWIQGPAGMRMQPKGYLKEVERLCLEHGVHLVLDEVFVSFGRVGELFVCKAEDVCPDFLCVAKGLTAGVLPMAATLVKEPIYEAYLGEIKEGKTFYHGHTFSGHPLAAAVACANIDLVEEMIACGELAKQINVFEKAVCRYFSGHDLISGIRQRGMVCAIDIDCAKQKINSIPLGYDVWRRLKGKGVLVRPLGDSLIIVPPLVMNASEFDFMFSRILETIEEAIG; this is translated from the coding sequence ATGGAATGCGTGATCATTTCAGACGATAGAAGTAGTAAAGTTGAATGCATTTTGGATGCAGGGGATCGGGAGCATTCGTGGCATCCGTTTACCCCTATGTTGGACTATTTGAAGGAGCCGGCTATACATATAGCACAGGGAGAGGGGTGCTGGTTGTATGATACTGAAGGGAAACGCTATTTGGATGCTTGTGCTTCGAATTGGACTTGTCTGCATGGGCATAATCACCCTGTATTGAAGGCGGCGTTATTGGAGCAGGCAGAGAAACTGTGTATGTCGACCTATAAGGGGGCGAGCCATGTACCGGGAGCCAAGCTTAATAAGAAACTAGCCGATATCGCGCCGAAGGGCTTAACGAGAGCCTTTTATACGGATAATGGATCGTGTGCGATGGAAGCGGCTTTAAAAATGTCCTTGCAGTATTGGCAGATGATCGGGCGCGCAGAGAAAAGAAAAGTGATCAGCATGGCAGGCGGATACCATGGAGACACGATTGGGGCCATGTCTATGGGGGATTGCGGTTCATTTCATGAACGCTTTAAAGACTGGCAATTTCCATCAGCTCATTTTCGTGCGCCACGATGTGAAGAATATGGAGGAAGGGTTTTTTATGAAAAGAGTGAAGAAAGCATGAGCGAGTTAAGCGAATTGCTAGAAAGACAAGGACATGAGACCGCGTGCCTTGTAATGGAGCCATGGATACAAGGGCCTGCCGGCATGCGTATGCAGCCTAAAGGCTATCTAAAAGAAGTTGAAAGACTTTGCCTGGAGCATGGTGTACATCTTGTTTTGGATGAAGTGTTTGTTAGTTTTGGACGAGTAGGGGAATTGTTTGTTTGCAAAGCTGAAGACGTCTGCCCTGATTTTTTATGTGTGGCGAAAGGCTTAACCGCAGGCGTATTACCGATGGCGGCAACTTTAGTAAAAGAGCCTATATATGAAGCTTATTTGGGTGAAATAAAAGAAGGAAAAACGTTTTACCACGGGCATACTTTTTCAGGTCACCCCTTGGCGGCAGCAGTAGCTTGTGCCAATATTGATTTGGTGGAGGAGATGATTGCCTGTGGAGAATTAGCTAAGCAAATAAACGTTTTCGAAAAAGCAGTTTGCCGCTATTTTTCAGGCCATGATTTGATATCTGGTATACGCCAGCGCGGCATGGTATGTGCGATCGATATAGACTGCGCGAAACAAAAAATAAATTCGATTCCCTTGGGATACGATGTTTGGCGCAGACTGAAAGGTAAAGGAGTTCTTGTAAGGCCTTTGGGCGACAGTTTGATCATTGTACCGCCATTGGTGATGAATGCCAGTGAATTTGATTTTATGTTTAGCAGAATCCTTGAAACAATAGAGGAAGCAATCGGATGA
- a CDS encoding biotin synthase BioB produces the protein MKKELLELYALPFESLLEEARKVHEKHHNANEVTLFSALNVKAGGCPEDCAFCPQSAHYATGVTRTNLIDVKEAVAFAYKMKSLGCLKLCLGAAWRAVPKGDLFEEILELVRSVSATGVKPCLSMGMLDIWQAEALRDSGAYEYNLNLDTSRRYYSNIIKTRTYDERYESMRNIQRGGLRLSSGGIIGMGETIEDRIDLLDELGRLDEPPATVILNLLLQIEGTPLAKAPEIPEEEFIRMAALARIRMPKADLALSAGRKKLSKVGQSLCFRAGVNGIYTGPKILTVPNPTVEEDKVMLSELGIRIAV, from the coding sequence ATGAAAAAAGAGCTATTAGAATTATACGCATTACCATTCGAAAGCCTTCTGGAAGAGGCGAGAAAAGTTCATGAAAAACATCATAATGCCAATGAAGTGACCCTCTTTAGCGCGTTGAATGTGAAGGCAGGCGGGTGCCCGGAAGATTGTGCCTTTTGCCCGCAATCAGCTCACTACGCGACCGGTGTTACAAGAACCAACTTAATCGATGTGAAAGAAGCGGTTGCGTTTGCTTATAAGATGAAATCGCTGGGTTGCTTGAAGCTTTGTTTAGGGGCGGCTTGGCGAGCTGTACCTAAAGGAGATCTGTTTGAAGAGATCCTAGAGCTTGTTCGCAGTGTGAGTGCGACCGGGGTAAAACCCTGCCTTAGCATGGGCATGCTAGATATTTGGCAAGCCGAAGCCTTACGCGATAGCGGCGCTTATGAGTATAACCTTAATTTGGATACTTCCAGACGATATTATAGCAATATCATAAAGACACGTACTTATGATGAGCGCTATGAAAGTATGCGTAACATTCAGCGAGGAGGATTAAGGCTTTCTAGTGGCGGCATTATTGGTATGGGCGAAACGATTGAAGACCGAATAGACTTACTCGACGAGCTTGGACGTTTAGACGAGCCACCTGCTACTGTTATATTAAATTTGCTATTGCAGATAGAGGGGACTCCCTTGGCTAAGGCTCCCGAGATTCCGGAAGAAGAATTTATACGAATGGCGGCACTTGCTCGCATAAGAATGCCAAAGGCTGATTTAGCCTTATCCGCAGGCAGGAAAAAGCTGAGCAAAGTGGGGCAAAGCCTTTGCTTCAGAGCCGGTGTGAATGGCATTTATACCGGACCAAAGATTTTGACAGTGCCGAATCCTACGGTTGAAGAGGATAAGGTGATGTTAAGCGAACTGGGTATCAGGATTGCGGTATGA